From Acidihalobacter aeolianus, a single genomic window includes:
- a CDS encoding aspartate aminotransferase family protein, with amino-acid sequence MAQTAPRQPHTSGWQSQDSAHHLHPFTDYKALNAKGSRIVTHAEGCYIWDSEGNKILDGMAGLWCVNIGYGRKELADAAYAQMQELPYYNNFFQCSTPPAVELSALLAELTPPQFKHVFFTGSGSESNDTVLRMVRYYWKLKGKPYKKIIIARDNAYHGSTVAGASLSGMKAMHAQGDLPIPGIAHIEQPYHFGVAPEMDANEFGLRAARALERKIDELGECNVAAFIAEPIQGAGGVIVPPDSYWPEIKRICAERDILLVADEVITGFGRLGTWFGSQHYGIEPDLMSIAKGLSSGYQPIGGVLVGDKVADVLIGEGGEFFHGFTYSGHPVAAAVAVANLRILRDERIIERAAEDVAPYLQQRWRELADHSLVGEARGVGMVAALELVKSKSPREDFAPAGKVGTLCRDICVENGLVMRAVRDTMIISPPLVLSREQVDELIEKAARCLDQTAARLGEVV; translated from the coding sequence ATGGCCCAAACCGCCCCCCGGCAACCGCATACCTCCGGCTGGCAGAGCCAGGACAGCGCGCATCACCTGCACCCCTTTACCGACTACAAGGCGCTCAACGCCAAGGGCTCGCGCATCGTCACGCATGCCGAGGGCTGCTACATCTGGGATTCTGAGGGCAACAAGATCCTCGACGGCATGGCCGGGCTGTGGTGCGTGAACATCGGCTACGGACGCAAGGAGCTGGCCGATGCGGCGTACGCGCAGATGCAGGAGCTGCCTTACTACAACAACTTCTTCCAGTGCTCGACGCCGCCGGCGGTGGAACTGTCCGCGCTGCTCGCCGAGCTGACCCCGCCGCAGTTCAAGCACGTCTTCTTCACCGGCTCGGGCTCGGAGTCCAACGACACCGTGCTGCGCATGGTGCGCTACTACTGGAAGCTCAAGGGCAAGCCCTACAAGAAGATCATCATCGCGCGCGACAACGCCTACCACGGCAGCACCGTGGCCGGCGCCAGCCTGAGCGGGATGAAGGCGATGCACGCTCAAGGTGACCTGCCGATTCCCGGCATCGCGCACATCGAGCAGCCGTATCACTTCGGCGTGGCGCCGGAGATGGATGCGAACGAGTTCGGCCTGCGTGCGGCGCGCGCACTGGAGCGCAAGATCGACGAACTCGGCGAGTGCAACGTCGCCGCCTTCATCGCCGAGCCGATCCAGGGGGCGGGCGGGGTGATCGTGCCGCCCGACAGCTACTGGCCCGAGATCAAGCGCATCTGCGCCGAACGCGACATCCTGCTGGTGGCCGACGAGGTCATCACCGGCTTCGGCCGGCTCGGCACCTGGTTCGGCTCGCAGCATTACGGCATCGAGCCAGACCTCATGTCCATCGCCAAGGGACTGTCGTCGGGCTACCAGCCCATCGGCGGCGTGCTGGTCGGCGACAAGGTGGCCGACGTGCTGATCGGGGAGGGCGGCGAGTTCTTCCACGGCTTCACCTACTCCGGCCATCCGGTGGCTGCCGCGGTGGCCGTGGCCAACCTGCGCATCCTGCGCGACGAGCGCATCATCGAGCGTGCGGCGGAGGATGTCGCACCCTACCTGCAGCAGCGCTGGCGCGAGCTGGCGGACCATTCCCTGGTCGGTGAGGCGCGCGGTGTGGGCATGGTCGCGGCGCTCGAACTGGTCAAGTCGAAGTCGCCGCGCGAGGATTTCGCGCCGGCCGGCAAGGTCGGCACGTTGTGTCGTGACATCTGCGTCGAAAACGGACTGGTCATGCGCGCGGTTCGCGATACCATGATCATCTCGCCGCCGCTGGTGCTGAGCCGCGAACAGGTGGACGAGCTGATCGAGAAGGCGGCGCGCTGTCTGGATCAGACGGCGGCGCGACTGGGCGAGGTTGTTTGA
- a CDS encoding glutamine synthetase family protein: MSPPAYQPQHPEVAAFLQQHPEVEAVDLIVSDVNGILRGKRVDVRALDKVYADGVNLPGSIFAADITGDTAEETGLGFEIGDADQICYPIPGTLRIAPWHRRPMGQLLLSMYDHQGAPYFADPRHRLASVLELFLDSLGLVPVVAVELEFYLIDRERAADGGPQPPLSPATGERERKTQVYGITELDDYSAFLDEVDAACRVQGIPADTAVAEYAPGQYEINLKHQDNALAACDHAVLLKRVIRSIAQRHGMYATFMAKPYADLPGSGTHIHVSLLGPDGGNVFADGTPEGGPLLKHALGGLIETMAEGMALCAPNANSFRRFREETFVPLTPAWAHNNRTTALRIPAGPDHARRLEHRVAGADANPYLLTALVLAGIHHGLTQTLDPGAPITGNAYAQLEPSLPLTWLDALRALDRAAVLPAYFGTDFLKVYLANKLTEREKFRHHISSLEHDWYLLTV; encoded by the coding sequence ATGTCTCCGCCAGCATACCAGCCGCAACATCCGGAAGTCGCCGCCTTTCTACAGCAGCACCCGGAGGTGGAGGCCGTCGATCTTATCGTCTCCGACGTCAACGGCATCCTGCGCGGCAAGCGCGTCGACGTACGTGCCCTGGACAAGGTCTACGCCGACGGCGTCAACCTGCCCGGCTCGATCTTCGCCGCAGACATCACCGGCGATACCGCCGAGGAAACCGGTCTCGGCTTCGAGATCGGCGACGCCGACCAGATCTGCTATCCGATTCCCGGCACGTTGCGCATCGCCCCCTGGCATCGCCGCCCCATGGGCCAGTTGCTGCTGTCCATGTACGACCACCAGGGCGCGCCGTATTTCGCCGACCCGCGCCACCGCCTTGCCTCGGTGCTCGAACTGTTTCTCGACTCCCTCGGACTGGTGCCGGTGGTGGCGGTGGAACTGGAGTTCTATCTGATCGACCGCGAGCGCGCCGCGGACGGCGGCCCGCAGCCGCCGCTGTCGCCGGCGACCGGCGAGCGCGAGCGCAAGACCCAGGTTTACGGCATCACCGAACTCGACGACTACAGCGCCTTCCTCGACGAGGTCGATGCCGCCTGCCGCGTCCAGGGCATCCCGGCCGACACGGCGGTGGCCGAGTACGCGCCCGGCCAGTACGAAATCAACCTCAAGCACCAGGACAACGCCCTGGCCGCCTGCGACCACGCCGTGCTGCTCAAGCGCGTGATCCGCAGCATCGCCCAACGCCACGGCATGTACGCGACCTTCATGGCCAAGCCGTATGCCGACCTGCCGGGCAGCGGCACGCACATCCACGTCAGCCTGCTCGGCCCCGACGGCGGCAACGTCTTCGCCGACGGCACCCCTGAGGGCGGCCCGTTGCTCAAACACGCGCTCGGCGGCCTGATCGAGACCATGGCCGAAGGCATGGCGCTGTGCGCGCCGAATGCCAATTCGTTCCGTCGTTTCCGCGAGGAAACCTTCGTGCCGCTGACGCCGGCCTGGGCGCACAACAACCGCACCACCGCGCTGCGCATCCCGGCCGGCCCCGACCACGCGCGCCGCCTTGAGCATCGGGTCGCCGGCGCCGACGCCAACCCCTATCTACTCACCGCACTCGTGCTCGCCGGTATCCATCACGGCCTCACGCAGACCCTCGACCCCGGCGCGCCGATCACCGGCAATGCCTACGCACAGCTTGAACCGAGCCTGCCGCTGACCTGGCTGGACGCGCTGCGCGCGCTGGACCGGGCCGCCGTGCTGCCGGCCTATTTCGGCACCGATTTCCTCAAGGTATATCTCGCCAACAAGCTCACCGAGCGCGAGAAATTCCGCCATCACATCTCGTCGCTGGAACACGACTGGTATCTGCTCACCGTCTAG
- a CDS encoding PAS domain-containing sensor histidine kinase, with translation MKRPERSEDSTDASEIVWMDVIHKMDETYENLVRYQIELEQKNTELEEVQTFIASVQSSMTDVMIVCDVEGRIQQVNKSLEALTGRAAADWVGQPLSALFAPSSKALAESFKERLLKQPVRDCEVSMVGTEDTVPLSLNCSTRFDPRRRPVGAVLIGRPVGELRRAYEALNKAHDQLKEAQKNLVQAEKMASLGRLVAGVAHELNNPISFVYGNVHVLQRYVHKLDEYLAAIHAGDLDEALEAQRKRLRIDKILADLAPLMEGTLEGAERVRDLVEDLRRFSGGQKSRSASFDLSHVVKTAAHWVLKGARREIDVRIDLPEPFLAVGHAGQLHQVVMNLVQNAVDAVAEHPAPQLRVRGGVAADMLWLEIHDNGPGIAPADLEHIFEPFFTRKPVGRGTGLGLSISYGIVAEHGGTLRAGASDLGGAMFRIELPREAADGGEAEAP, from the coding sequence GTGAAACGACCCGAACGCAGCGAAGACTCGACGGATGCCTCGGAGATCGTGTGGATGGATGTCATCCACAAGATGGACGAGACGTACGAGAATCTGGTCCGCTACCAGATCGAGCTGGAGCAGAAGAATACCGAGCTGGAGGAGGTGCAGACCTTCATCGCCAGCGTGCAGTCGTCGATGACCGACGTGATGATCGTGTGCGACGTCGAGGGGCGGATTCAGCAGGTTAACAAGTCGCTTGAGGCGCTGACGGGGCGCGCGGCGGCGGACTGGGTCGGGCAGCCGTTGAGCGCGCTGTTCGCGCCCTCCTCCAAGGCGCTGGCCGAGAGCTTCAAGGAACGCCTGCTCAAGCAGCCGGTGCGCGACTGCGAGGTCAGCATGGTCGGGACCGAGGATACGGTCCCCCTGTCGCTCAACTGCAGCACGCGCTTCGACCCGCGCCGGCGGCCGGTCGGCGCCGTGCTCATCGGGCGGCCGGTCGGCGAGCTGCGCCGCGCCTACGAGGCGCTCAACAAGGCGCACGACCAGCTCAAGGAGGCGCAGAAAAATCTGGTGCAGGCCGAGAAGATGGCCTCGCTGGGCCGCCTCGTGGCGGGCGTGGCGCACGAGCTGAACAACCCGATCAGCTTCGTCTACGGCAACGTCCACGTACTCCAGCGCTATGTGCACAAGCTCGACGAATACCTCGCTGCGATCCACGCCGGCGACCTGGACGAGGCGCTGGAGGCGCAGCGCAAGCGCCTGCGCATCGACAAGATCCTCGCCGATCTGGCGCCGCTGATGGAGGGCACCCTGGAGGGCGCCGAGCGGGTGCGCGATCTGGTCGAGGACCTGCGCCGCTTTTCCGGGGGGCAGAAATCGCGCAGCGCGAGCTTCGACCTGTCCCACGTGGTCAAGACCGCGGCGCATTGGGTGCTCAAGGGCGCCCGCCGCGAGATCGACGTGCGCATCGACCTGCCCGAACCCTTTCTCGCCGTGGGGCATGCCGGGCAGCTGCATCAGGTGGTCATGAATCTGGTGCAGAATGCGGTCGACGCGGTGGCCGAACATCCCGCCCCGCAACTGCGCGTGCGCGGCGGCGTCGCCGCGGACATGCTCTGGCTAGAAATCCACGACAACGGCCCCGGCATCGCGCCCGCTGACCTGGAACACATCTTCGAACCCTTCTTCACGCGCAAGCCGGTGGGCCGGGGAACGGGGCTCGGCCTGTCGATCAGTTACGGCATCGTCGCTGAGCACGGCGGCACGCTGCGCGCCGGGGCGAGCGACCTGGGCGGGGCGATGTTCCGCATCGAACTGCCGCGCGAGGCCGCCGACGGCGGCGAGGCGGAAGCGCCATGA
- a CDS encoding glutamine synthetase family protein — MDQQDMEFINGWFAERRITEVECLVPDMTGNARGKIIPASKFCKELGLRLPEQLFIQTVTGDWPDDENIVDPREIDMVLRPDTNTLRMVPWAADPTAQIIHDCFLRDGSPVDIAPREVLKRVLAQYEQRGWRPVVAPELEFFLVKRNTDPDYPLEPPIGRSGRPERARQSYGIDAVNEFDPLFEDIYDYCESQELDIDTLIHESGAAQMEINFLHGEALSLADQVFLFKRTVREAAMRHDMYATFMAKPLENEPGSAMHIHQSVVDATTGKNLFADENGAMSEYFRHFIGGLQRYLPAAMSFFAPNVNSYRRIARHESAPINADWGMDNRTVGLRVPFAPAHAMRVENRVAGADANPYLALAATLACGLLGCIERIEPRAEQKASAYELPFGLPRSLEESLRNLDECAPLQMLLGERFVRVYGAIKRKEYETFFRVISSWEREFLLLSV; from the coding sequence ATGGATCAGCAGGACATGGAGTTCATCAACGGCTGGTTCGCGGAGCGGCGCATCACCGAAGTCGAGTGCCTCGTGCCGGACATGACCGGCAACGCCCGCGGCAAGATCATCCCGGCCAGCAAGTTCTGTAAGGAGCTGGGTCTGCGCCTGCCCGAGCAGCTGTTCATCCAGACCGTGACCGGCGACTGGCCGGACGACGAGAATATCGTCGACCCGCGCGAGATCGATATGGTCCTGAGGCCGGATACCAATACCCTGCGCATGGTCCCCTGGGCAGCCGATCCCACGGCGCAGATCATCCACGACTGCTTCCTGCGCGACGGCTCGCCGGTGGACATCGCCCCGCGCGAAGTGCTCAAGCGCGTGCTCGCGCAGTACGAGCAGCGCGGCTGGCGACCGGTGGTCGCCCCCGAGCTGGAATTCTTCCTGGTCAAGCGCAACACCGATCCGGACTACCCCCTGGAGCCGCCGATCGGCCGATCCGGGCGCCCGGAACGCGCACGCCAGTCCTACGGCATCGACGCGGTCAACGAGTTCGATCCGCTGTTCGAGGATATCTACGACTACTGCGAATCGCAGGAACTGGATATCGACACCCTGATCCACGAGTCCGGCGCGGCGCAGATGGAGATCAACTTCCTGCACGGCGAGGCGCTGTCGCTGGCCGACCAGGTATTCCTTTTCAAGCGCACCGTGCGTGAGGCGGCGATGCGCCACGACATGTATGCGACCTTCATGGCCAAGCCGCTGGAGAACGAGCCCGGCAGCGCCATGCATATTCACCAGAGCGTGGTCGACGCGACCACCGGCAAGAACCTGTTCGCGGACGAGAACGGCGCCATGAGCGAATACTTCCGTCACTTCATCGGCGGCCTGCAGCGCTATCTGCCGGCGGCGATGTCGTTTTTCGCGCCGAACGTCAATTCCTACCGTCGCATCGCCCGCCACGAGTCGGCGCCGATCAACGCCGACTGGGGCATGGACAACCGCACCGTCGGCCTGCGCGTGCCCTTCGCGCCGGCCCATGCCATGCGCGTGGAGAACCGCGTGGCCGGCGCCGACGCCAACCCCTACCTCGCGCTGGCCGCGACCCTGGCCTGCGGCCTGCTCGGCTGCATCGAGCGCATCGAGCCGCGCGCGGAGCAGAAGGCGAGCGCCTACGAACTACCCTTCGGGCTGCCGCGCAGCCTGGAGGAGTCGCTGCGCAATCTCGACGAGTGCGCGCCGCTGCAGATGCTGCTCGGCGAGCGCTTCGTGCGCGTCTACGGGGCGATCAAGCGCAAGGAATACGAAACCTTCTTCCGGGTGATCAGCTCCTGGGAGCGCGAGTTCCTGCTGCTCTCGGTCTGA
- a CDS encoding gamma-glutamyl-gamma-aminobutyrate hydrolase family protein, translating into MSERKPLIAVPADTRLLGHHWFHAAGEKYLRAVAEAAGGLPLVVPAMAEAVEIDALLERVDGLLFPGSPSNVEPALYGGPPSVEGTLHDPARDALSLPLIRAALDRGVPLFAICRGLQEVNVALGGTLHQRVQEIPGMQDHRENPDLPVEAQYGIAHEVTLVPDGLLDALIGRPRIAVNSLHWQGVDRLAPGLRAEARADDGLVEAFTLPDAPGFNLAVQWHPEWMVHDNPDSVTLFEAFGEACRQRSRGD; encoded by the coding sequence ATGTCTGAGCGCAAACCCCTGATCGCGGTACCTGCCGATACGCGTCTGCTGGGGCACCACTGGTTCCATGCGGCTGGCGAGAAATATCTGCGCGCCGTCGCCGAGGCGGCCGGCGGTCTGCCGCTGGTCGTGCCCGCGATGGCGGAGGCGGTGGAGATCGATGCGCTGCTCGAGCGTGTCGACGGTCTGCTGTTTCCCGGCAGCCCTTCGAACGTCGAGCCTGCGCTCTACGGCGGTCCGCCGAGCGTGGAGGGTACGCTGCACGACCCTGCGCGGGATGCCCTGAGCCTGCCGCTGATCCGTGCCGCGCTGGACCGCGGCGTTCCCCTGTTCGCGATCTGCCGCGGCCTGCAGGAAGTGAACGTGGCCCTGGGCGGTACGTTGCACCAGCGGGTGCAGGAAATCCCGGGCATGCAGGATCATCGCGAGAATCCCGATCTGCCCGTGGAAGCACAGTACGGTATTGCACACGAGGTGACACTGGTCCCCGACGGGCTGCTGGATGCGTTGATCGGGCGGCCGCGGATCGCGGTCAATTCGCTGCACTGGCAGGGCGTGGATCGCCTGGCTCCGGGATTGCGCGCCGAGGCGCGCGCCGACGACGGGCTGGTCGAGGCCTTCACGCTGCCCGACGCGCCCGGATTCAATCTTGCGGTGCAATGGCATCCGGAATGGATGGTGCATGACAATCCGGATTCGGTGACCTTGTTCGAGGCCTTCGGTGAGGCCTGCAGACAACGGTCGCGGGGCGACTGA
- a CDS encoding NAD(P)/FAD-dependent oxidoreductase gives MSQVPHADSYYAATRRYELDFPALAENLDVDVCVIGAGITGSSAALHLAERGYRVALIDSQRVGWGASGRSGGQKIAGFACDMGKLRRLVGPDDAKRLWDMSVEAMQLLDERVARHAIPCDAASGHLHVGLKPRHDRELEQWREELEGVYGYSGLEILRGEPLLAQVGSPVYTSGLYDPHSGHIHPLNYTLGLADAAHKAGARLFEETPALRIDHSSTVTVHTPGGAVQARHVIVAANAYIDLLAPSLRRRIMPVGTYIVATEPLGEARARRLLPTNAAVADMNFVLDYFRLSADHRLLFGGRVSYSRIEPLSIRRSIRARMVKVFPELADVGIDYAWGGYVAITHNRAPHFGRLADNVYFAQGFSGHGIALTGLAGQLMAEVVAGREERFDVFTRIPHMPFPGGEWFRTPALVAAMTWARIRDALP, from the coding sequence ATGAGCCAGGTACCCCACGCCGATTCGTATTACGCCGCCACCCGGCGCTACGAACTCGACTTCCCCGCGCTCGCGGAGAACCTGGACGTCGACGTCTGCGTGATCGGCGCCGGCATCACCGGCAGCTCGGCCGCGCTGCACCTTGCCGAGCGCGGCTACCGGGTCGCGCTGATCGATTCACAGCGCGTCGGCTGGGGCGCATCCGGGCGCAGCGGCGGCCAAAAGATCGCCGGCTTCGCCTGCGACATGGGCAAGCTGCGCCGGCTCGTGGGGCCAGACGACGCCAAGCGGCTGTGGGACATGTCCGTGGAGGCCATGCAACTGCTCGACGAACGCGTCGCGCGCCACGCCATTCCCTGCGACGCCGCATCGGGGCATCTGCACGTCGGCCTCAAGCCGCGCCACGACCGCGAACTCGAGCAATGGCGCGAGGAACTCGAAGGCGTGTACGGCTACAGCGGACTCGAAATCCTTCGCGGCGAGCCCCTGCTGGCCCAGGTCGGCAGCCCGGTCTACACCAGCGGGCTCTACGACCCGCACAGCGGCCATATCCATCCGCTCAACTACACCCTCGGCCTCGCCGACGCCGCGCACAAGGCCGGCGCACGGCTGTTCGAGGAAACCCCCGCCCTGCGCATCGACCACAGCAGCACCGTCACCGTGCACACGCCCGGGGGCGCCGTCCAGGCGCGCCACGTCATCGTTGCCGCCAACGCCTACATCGACCTGCTCGCACCTTCGCTGCGTCGGCGCATCATGCCGGTAGGCACCTATATCGTCGCCACCGAACCGCTCGGCGAAGCGCGCGCCCGCAGGCTGCTGCCCACCAACGCCGCGGTTGCCGACATGAACTTCGTGCTCGACTACTTCCGTCTCTCGGCCGACCATCGTCTGCTCTTCGGCGGCCGCGTGTCCTACTCGCGCATCGAACCGCTGAGCATTCGCCGCTCCATCCGCGCACGCATGGTCAAGGTATTTCCCGAGCTCGCAGACGTCGGCATCGACTACGCCTGGGGCGGTTACGTCGCCATCACCCACAACCGCGCACCGCACTTCGGCCGCCTTGCCGACAACGTGTATTTCGCCCAGGGCTTCTCCGGCCACGGCATCGCCCTCACCGGTCTGGCCGGACAGCTCATGGCCGAGGTCGTCGCCGGTCGCGAGGAACGCTTCGACGTCTTCACCCGCATCCCGCACATGCCTTTCCCCGGCGGCGAATGGTTCCGCACCCCCGCCCTGGTCGCAGCCATGACCTGGGCACGCATCAGGGATGCGTTACCCTGA
- a CDS encoding ABC transporter ATP-binding protein, which produces MATAVDAQTIENVGSTGVGLEVVGLSKRYEGHLALAGVDLKVNPGEFFTLLGPSGCGKTTLLRLIAGLETPTSGDVVIDGRQVTAQVAHARRVNTVFQSYALFPHLNVADNVAFGLRMQGMDKLTRQRKVADMLAFMHIEALAERRPEQLSGGQQQRVALARALVNEPQILLLDEPLSALDAKLRAELQIELKRTQRRLGMTFILVTHDQSEALTLSDRIAVMRDGRVEQVGGVTELYERPRTAYVAEFLGQANSLPVSASAGCEIETAIGRLRLHEPAPEGITRVMMRPERLSLGEPVQDERNRFEATVVERIYLGSGTRYTLDAAGTSLIATVTHCSHDVHLPSEGERVLVQVHPRDVLPLAER; this is translated from the coding sequence GTGGCGACAGCGGTAGATGCTCAGACCATCGAGAATGTCGGCTCGACCGGCGTCGGGCTGGAGGTGGTCGGGCTCAGCAAGCGGTACGAGGGCCATCTGGCGCTGGCCGGTGTCGATCTCAAGGTCAACCCGGGCGAGTTCTTTACCCTGCTCGGTCCATCGGGTTGCGGCAAGACCACACTGCTGCGCCTGATCGCCGGGCTGGAGACGCCGACATCGGGCGACGTGGTGATAGACGGTCGCCAGGTGACGGCGCAGGTAGCGCATGCACGCCGGGTCAATACGGTGTTCCAGTCCTACGCCCTGTTTCCACATCTCAACGTCGCCGACAACGTCGCGTTCGGCCTGCGCATGCAGGGCATGGACAAGCTCACGCGCCAGCGCAAGGTGGCCGACATGCTCGCCTTCATGCACATCGAAGCACTGGCCGAGCGCCGCCCCGAACAGCTCTCCGGTGGGCAGCAGCAGCGCGTGGCGCTGGCCCGTGCGCTGGTCAACGAACCGCAGATCCTGCTGCTCGACGAGCCGCTGTCCGCGCTCGACGCCAAGCTGCGCGCCGAACTTCAGATCGAACTCAAGCGCACCCAGCGGCGCCTGGGCATGACCTTCATCCTGGTGACCCACGACCAGTCCGAGGCACTGACCCTGTCCGACCGCATTGCGGTGATGCGCGACGGTCGGGTGGAGCAGGTCGGCGGCGTCACCGAGCTTTACGAACGCCCTCGCACCGCCTATGTCGCAGAATTCCTGGGACAGGCCAACAGTTTGCCGGTGAGCGCCTCGGCGGGCTGCGAGATCGAGACCGCGATCGGCCGCCTGCGTCTGCACGAACCCGCGCCGGAAGGCATCACGCGGGTGATGATGCGCCCCGAGCGCCTGAGTTTGGGCGAGCCGGTGCAGGACGAACGCAATCGCTTCGAGGCCACGGTCGTCGAGCGTATCTATCTGGGCTCGGGGACGCGCTACACGCTGGATGCCGCTGGCACCAGCCTGATCGCGACGGTGACCCACTGCTCGCACGACGTGCACTTGCCCAGCGAGGGCGAGCGCGTGCTGGTGCAGGTGCACCCGCGCGATGTGCTGCCGCTGGCCGAGCGATGA
- a CDS encoding ABC transporter permease: MNAPLRRGLGLMLTVAPGVAWISVFLFLPSLLMGLLAFMTNGQYGQPTLPLTDSAFVQVAGYSFLGWSPGNLLVIWRSLTQAFYTTVATALLAYPLAFFIAGARERYRPILLLLVIVPSWTNQVVRTYAWMQILAPETWLSHLAISLGLLPQHMGLYPSGFAVSMGLVYNYLPYMVLPIYASVEKLDWRLVDAVRDLYASGWRVFRHGVFPQTVPGLLAGIILVAIPAFGAYIVPQLLGGDRSVLLGNLIAQQFSSMPNWPFGAALTLVMLVFTFGGLVVFRRMARRLNAGEANLL; the protein is encoded by the coding sequence ATGAATGCACCGCTACGCCGCGGCCTCGGTTTGATGCTCACCGTCGCACCTGGCGTGGCCTGGATTTCGGTCTTTCTGTTTCTGCCCAGCTTGCTGATGGGTCTGCTTGCCTTCATGACCAACGGCCAGTACGGACAGCCCACGCTCCCGCTGACCGACAGCGCCTTCGTGCAGGTCGCCGGGTACAGTTTCCTGGGCTGGAGCCCGGGGAATCTTCTGGTGATCTGGCGCTCGCTGACGCAGGCCTTCTACACCACCGTCGCCACGGCCCTGCTGGCCTATCCGCTCGCCTTCTTCATCGCCGGGGCCCGCGAGCGCTATCGCCCGATCCTGCTGTTGCTGGTGATCGTGCCGTCCTGGACCAATCAGGTGGTGCGTACCTACGCCTGGATGCAGATCCTCGCGCCGGAGACCTGGCTGTCGCATCTCGCCATCTCACTGGGTCTGCTGCCGCAGCACATGGGGCTGTACCCGAGCGGCTTCGCGGTGTCCATGGGTCTCGTCTACAACTACCTGCCGTATATGGTGCTGCCGATCTACGCCTCGGTTGAAAAGCTGGACTGGCGCCTGGTCGACGCGGTGCGCGACCTCTACGCGAGCGGCTGGCGGGTGTTCCGTCACGGCGTCTTCCCGCAGACCGTGCCGGGCCTGCTGGCCGGCATCATCCTGGTGGCGATCCCGGCCTTCGGCGCCTACATCGTGCCGCAGCTGCTCGGCGGCGACCGCTCCGTGCTGCTCGGCAACCTCATCGCCCAGCAGTTCAGCTCGATGCCCAACTGGCCCTTCGGCGCCGCGCTCACCCTGGTGATGCTGGTGTTCACCTTCGGCGGTCTGGTCGTGTTCCGGCGCATGGCACGACGACTCAACGCGGGGGAGGCAAACCTGCTGTGA
- a CDS encoding IS630 family transposase, whose translation MRRRKLDRSTLEAIRIRAVMRVEAGESPEVVIQALGFHRSQIYAWLAAYREGGLEALRQRKAKGREPKLRGGQLDRLYRLITEHNPTQLKFEFALWTRAMVRELIRREFKVRLSEVSVGRLLRTLGLSPQRPLHRAYQRDEAAVEHGQAVAYPEIRRLAKREKATIYFGDEASVRSDHHSGTSWAPIGQTPVIETTGARFGVNMISAVSPRGGLRFMTFTGTLTAPMFIDFLGRLIEGATTPVFLIVDGHPVHRSRKVRDFVDGTAGRLRLFILPAYSPHLNPDEWVWNWLKRHHLGKVRHSGPDQLRQTVTRFLRRLQRLTHIVKGFFQDKNLAYIHNNVG comes from the coding sequence ATTAGACGGCGCAAGCTTGATCGCAGCACGCTGGAAGCCATTCGCATTCGAGCCGTGATGAGGGTCGAGGCCGGCGAAAGCCCCGAAGTCGTGATCCAGGCCTTGGGCTTTCATCGTAGCCAGATTTACGCCTGGTTGGCGGCGTACCGCGAGGGCGGTCTTGAGGCGCTTCGCCAGCGCAAGGCCAAGGGTCGGGAGCCGAAGCTCAGGGGCGGGCAGCTGGATCGGCTCTACCGGCTCATCACCGAGCACAACCCCACGCAATTGAAGTTCGAGTTCGCTCTGTGGACGCGTGCGATGGTCCGCGAACTCATCCGCCGCGAGTTTAAGGTACGCCTCAGCGAGGTGTCGGTGGGCCGTCTGCTGCGTACGCTGGGGCTGTCGCCACAGCGTCCTTTGCACCGGGCCTATCAACGTGACGAGGCAGCGGTCGAGCATGGGCAGGCCGTGGCCTACCCCGAGATACGTCGGCTGGCCAAGCGCGAGAAGGCCACGATCTACTTCGGTGATGAGGCCAGCGTGCGTTCGGATCACCACAGCGGCACCTCCTGGGCACCGATCGGTCAGACGCCGGTCATTGAGACCACCGGCGCTCGATTTGGCGTGAACATGATCTCGGCCGTCAGCCCCCGAGGCGGGCTGCGCTTTATGACCTTCACCGGCACCCTGACGGCGCCTATGTTCATCGACTTTCTGGGACGGCTGATCGAGGGGGCTACCACCCCGGTCTTTCTGATTGTCGACGGACACCCGGTGCACCGCTCACGCAAAGTCAGGGACTTCGTTGACGGCACCGCGGGTCGGCTCCGACTCTTTATCCTGCCGGCGTACTCACCTCATCTGAACCCGGACGAATGGGTATGGAACTGGCTCAAGCGGCACCACCTGGGCAAGGTCCGCCACAGTGGCCCGGATCAGCTTCGCCAAACGGTCACGCGATTTCTGCGCAGGCTGCAGCGGCTCACTCACATCGTCAAAGGCTTTTTCCAGGATAAAAACCTCGCCTACATCCACAATAATGTCGGGTAA